In Nitrospiria bacterium, one genomic interval encodes:
- a CDS encoding transposase produces the protein MSRPLRIEFPGAYYHVMNRGLAYRGIFTNRKDRQCFLELLSECHEMWGIRILAYCLLNNHYHLLMQTPQANLSRTMR, from the coding sequence GGATAGAATTCCCCGGTGCCTACTATCATGTAATGAACCGAGGCCTTGCCTACCGGGGAATTTTTACGAACCGAAAAGATAGACAGTGTTTTTTGGAACTTCTTTCTGAATGCCATGAAATGTGGGGTATTCGGATTCTTGCCTATTGCTTGTTAAATAATCATTATCATTTGTTAATGCAAACCCCTCAAGCCAATCTTTCCCGAACTATGAGG